One stretch of Deinococcus ficus DNA includes these proteins:
- the wecB gene encoding non-hydrolyzing UDP-N-acetylglucosamine 2-epimerase — translation MTLDSVRRLKVMTVVGTRPEIIRLSRVLARLDEHTDHVLVHTGQNYDYELNGVFFRDLGVRQPDHFLQAAGTSAAETIGQILIRMDPLLEQERPDALLILGDTNSCLAAINAKRRKIPIFHMEAGNRCFDQRVPEETNRKIVDHTSDINLTYSSIAREYLLREGLDPARVIKTGSPMFEVLHHYRPQIEASDVLPRLGLQAGEYFVVSAHREENVDSDVNLHKLHQTLNTVAATFGLRVIVSTHPRTQKRIDAAGLRFHENVELLKPLGFHDYVHLQMHARAVLSDSGTITEEASILNFPALNIREAHERPEGMEEAAVMLTGLNVERVMQGLAILESQPRGDERLLRLVSDYSMPNVSDKVVRLILSYTDYVNRVVWRKDS, via the coding sequence ATGACCCTCGATTCCGTTCGCCGGCTGAAAGTGATGACCGTGGTGGGCACCCGGCCGGAGATCATCCGGCTCTCCCGGGTGCTCGCACGCCTGGATGAGCACACCGATCACGTGCTCGTGCACACCGGTCAGAATTACGATTACGAACTCAATGGCGTGTTCTTCCGTGACCTCGGCGTGCGCCAGCCGGACCACTTCCTGCAGGCCGCCGGCACTTCCGCGGCAGAGACCATCGGTCAGATCCTGATTCGCATGGATCCCCTGCTGGAGCAGGAACGCCCTGACGCCCTGCTGATCCTGGGCGACACGAACAGCTGCCTCGCGGCGATCAACGCCAAACGGCGCAAGATTCCGATCTTTCACATGGAGGCCGGGAACCGCTGCTTCGATCAGCGGGTGCCGGAGGAAACCAACCGGAAGATCGTGGACCACACCAGCGACATCAACCTGACCTACTCCAGCATCGCCCGCGAATACCTGCTGCGCGAAGGGCTCGATCCGGCGCGCGTCATCAAGACCGGCAGCCCGATGTTCGAGGTGCTGCACCACTACCGCCCGCAGATCGAGGCGTCTGACGTCCTGCCCCGGCTCGGCCTGCAGGCCGGCGAGTACTTCGTGGTCAGCGCGCACCGTGAAGAGAACGTCGATTCGGACGTGAACCTCCACAAGCTGCACCAGACCCTGAACACCGTGGCCGCCACGTTCGGGTTGCGGGTCATCGTGTCCACGCATCCGCGCACGCAAAAACGCATCGACGCGGCCGGCCTGCGCTTCCACGAGAACGTGGAGCTCCTCAAACCGCTGGGGTTCCACGATTACGTGCACCTGCAGATGCACGCCCGCGCGGTGCTGTCCGACTCGGGCACGATCACCGAGGAGGCCAGCATCCTGAACTTCCCCGCCCTGAACATCCGGGAAGCGCACGAACGGCCGGAAGGCATGGAGGAAGCGGCGGTGATGCTGACCGGCCTGAACGTGGAGCGCGTCATGCAGGGCCTCGCCATTCTCGAGTCCCAGCCGCGCGGTGACGAACGGCTGCTGCGCCTGGTGAGCGATTACTCGATGCCCAACGTGTCGGACAAGGTTGTCCGCCTGATCCTCAGTTACACCGATTACGTCAACCGCGTGGTCTGGCGCAAGGACAGCTGA
- a CDS encoding NAD-dependent epimerase/dehydratase family protein, protein MRIGITGARGLLGTHLHAYLHGQPGVEVRAGGREIYADQAALREFVDGCDAIVHLAGMNRGDDAELARTNVRLCEDLVTALEAAKAAPHVLFSSSTHIDRDSAYGASKRQAAQVLRDWAQRSGGAFTNVILPGVFGEGGRPFYNSVVSTFCSQLARGETPTANAEAMVEQVHAQQVARHVHALIGRETGDVRVEGTRLSVGDLLGRLRDFQRLYDVHVIPDVRAEFDRDLFNTYRAYLYPQRYPVPLTLHTDDRGSLFEAVKSHNGGQSFMSTTHPGVTRGNHYHTRKIERFLVTGGEAEIRLRHVTGTEVQRFRVSGEVPAYVDIPTLHTHSITNVGPGVLTTLFWTHELFDPAHPDTYPEPVETA, encoded by the coding sequence ATGAGGATCGGGATCACGGGGGCGCGCGGCCTGCTCGGCACGCACCTTCACGCGTACCTCCACGGTCAGCCGGGCGTGGAAGTCCGTGCAGGCGGGCGGGAGATCTACGCCGACCAGGCCGCCCTGCGGGAGTTTGTGGACGGCTGCGACGCCATCGTCCACCTGGCGGGAATGAACCGCGGCGACGACGCGGAACTCGCCCGCACCAACGTCCGCCTGTGCGAGGACCTCGTGACCGCCCTGGAAGCGGCGAAGGCGGCGCCGCACGTGTTGTTCTCGTCGTCGACCCACATCGACCGCGACTCGGCCTACGGGGCGTCCAAACGCCAGGCGGCGCAGGTGCTGCGGGACTGGGCGCAGCGCAGCGGAGGGGCGTTCACGAACGTCATCCTCCCCGGCGTGTTCGGTGAGGGCGGACGGCCCTTTTACAACTCGGTGGTCTCCACGTTCTGCTCCCAACTCGCCCGTGGGGAGACGCCGACGGCCAATGCGGAGGCGATGGTCGAGCAGGTTCACGCGCAGCAGGTGGCCCGTCACGTTCACGCGCTGATCGGCCGCGAGACAGGTGACGTGCGTGTGGAGGGGACCCGGCTCAGCGTCGGTGACCTGCTCGGGCGCCTCAGGGACTTCCAGCGGCTGTACGACGTGCACGTCATTCCCGACGTGCGCGCGGAGTTCGACCGGGACCTGTTCAACACCTACCGCGCCTACCTCTACCCGCAGCGTTACCCCGTGCCCCTGACCCTTCACACCGACGACCGGGGCAGTCTGTTCGAGGCGGTGAAAAGCCACAACGGCGGGCAGAGTTTTATGTCCACCACGCATCCCGGGGTCACGCGCGGAAACCACTACCACACCCGCAAGATCGAACGGTTCCTGGTGACGGGCGGCGAAGCGGAAATCCGGCTCCGTCACGTGACCGGGACCGAAGTGCAGCGCTTCCGCGTCAGCGGCGAGGTGCCCGCGTACGTGGACATTCCGACCCTGCACACGCACAGCATCACCAATGTCGGCCCGGGCGTCCTGACCACCCTGTTCTGGACGCATGAGCTGTTCGACCCGGCACACCCGGACACCTACCCTGAACCCGTGGAGACCGCATGA
- a CDS encoding polysaccharide biosynthesis protein: MTTLADKTVLITGGTGSFGNELLQLIKDTDVGEVRVFSRDELKQEQMRVRMKNQKVKFHIGDIRDRQSVDQAMEGVDLVFHAAALKQVPSCEFFPMQALMTNVVGSHNVVESAIAHRVGSVVCLSTDKAVFPVNAMGMTKGLMEKVATAAARRLGDHETVISTVRYGNVMYSRGSVIPLFVEQIKSGRPLTITDPHMTRFLLSLRSAIDLVLFAFEHARQGDIFVRKAPASTVGDLAQAIQNLFGTDTPLEVIGTRHAEKLYETLATSGELVNAEDMGDYLRIVMDDRDLNYAKYFTEGEPQEALIDDYTSHNTERLSVPQIEALLRSLPAFERELTAFQSARQ, from the coding sequence ATGACTACACTGGCAGATAAAACTGTGCTCATTACTGGGGGAACCGGCTCCTTCGGCAATGAGCTTCTTCAATTGATCAAGGACACCGACGTCGGTGAAGTCCGGGTGTTCAGCCGCGACGAGCTCAAGCAGGAGCAGATGCGCGTGCGGATGAAAAACCAGAAGGTCAAGTTCCACATCGGGGACATCCGGGACCGGCAGAGTGTCGACCAGGCCATGGAAGGCGTGGACCTCGTGTTTCACGCCGCGGCGCTCAAGCAGGTCCCGTCCTGCGAGTTCTTCCCGATGCAGGCCCTGATGACCAACGTCGTCGGAAGCCACAACGTCGTCGAGTCGGCCATCGCGCACCGGGTCGGGTCGGTGGTGTGCCTCAGCACCGACAAGGCCGTGTTCCCGGTCAACGCGATGGGCATGACCAAAGGGCTGATGGAGAAGGTGGCCACGGCCGCGGCGCGCCGCCTGGGCGACCATGAGACGGTAATTTCCACGGTGCGGTACGGGAACGTGATGTACTCCCGCGGATCGGTGATTCCCCTGTTCGTCGAGCAGATCAAGTCCGGGCGGCCGCTGACCATCACCGATCCCCACATGACCCGCTTCCTGCTGTCGCTGCGCAGCGCGATCGACCTGGTGCTGTTCGCGTTCGAGCATGCGCGGCAGGGGGACATTTTCGTGCGCAAAGCCCCGGCGAGCACCGTCGGTGACCTCGCGCAGGCCATTCAGAATCTGTTCGGAACGGACACGCCCCTGGAGGTCATCGGCACGCGGCACGCCGAGAAGCTCTACGAGACGCTGGCCACGTCCGGCGAACTGGTGAACGCCGAGGACATGGGCGATTACCTGCGGATCGTGATGGATGACCGCGACCTGAACTACGCCAAGTACTTCACGGAAGGCGAGCCGCAGGAAGCCCTGATCGACGACTACACCTCTCACAACACCGAGCGCCTCAGCGTGCCGCAGATTGAGGCCCTGCTGCGGTCCCTGCCGGCGTTCGAGCGGGAACTCACCGCGTTCCAGAGCGCTCGTCAATGA
- a CDS encoding aminotransferase class V-fold PLP-dependent enzyme, translated as MTPTAPAAPALLNVKADFPIFDHHPELVFLDSAASTQKPRAVIQAISDFYSRDYANIHRGAYRLSAHATDRFESVRADAARFFRAPSPDGVIFTRNATEAVNLVAHSWGQAHLNAGDVVLVSEMEHHANLVPWHLVTGLRGARVEYVRATPDGRLDLDDYAAKLRNPAVKFVALQHVSNVLGTVHPAAELVRLAHDRGLPILLDGAQAAPHLPLDLSALNADYYVLSSHKMLGPSGVGALIARPDTLNALPPYMGGGDMIREVYPDRSTYAPAPNRFEAGTPAIAEVVGFGAAMAYLTDLGMDRVEAHEQTLLHAALDRLNQIEGLDLYGPPTARGGVISFNVRGAHAHDVAGFLDEANICVRAGHHCAQPLIRALGCASTARASFYIYNTLDDVDALAGAMAETAEFFR; from the coding sequence ATGACCCCCACTGCCCCCGCCGCGCCGGCCTTGCTGAACGTCAAGGCCGACTTCCCGATCTTCGACCATCATCCCGAGCTCGTTTTTCTCGATTCGGCCGCCAGCACCCAGAAGCCCCGCGCGGTCATCCAGGCGATCAGCGACTTTTACAGCCGCGATTACGCCAACATCCACCGCGGCGCCTACCGCCTCTCCGCCCACGCCACCGACCGCTTCGAGAGCGTCCGGGCCGACGCGGCGCGCTTCTTCCGCGCGCCCAGCCCGGACGGCGTGATCTTCACGCGCAACGCCACCGAGGCCGTCAACCTCGTCGCCCACAGCTGGGGCCAGGCGCACCTGAACGCCGGGGACGTCGTGCTGGTCAGCGAGATGGAACACCACGCCAACCTCGTGCCGTGGCACCTGGTCACCGGACTGCGCGGCGCCCGCGTGGAGTACGTGCGGGCCACCCCCGACGGCCGTCTGGACCTGGACGACTACGCCGCGAAACTCCGCAACCCGGCCGTGAAGTTCGTCGCGCTCCAGCACGTCAGCAACGTGCTGGGGACCGTCCATCCGGCCGCCGAACTGGTCCGCCTGGCCCACGACCGGGGCCTGCCGATCCTGCTGGACGGCGCGCAGGCCGCCCCGCACCTCCCGCTGGACCTCAGCGCCCTGAACGCCGACTACTACGTCCTGAGCAGCCACAAGATGCTCGGGCCGAGCGGCGTGGGCGCCCTGATCGCCCGGCCCGACACCCTGAACGCGCTGCCGCCCTACATGGGTGGCGGCGACATGATTCGGGAGGTCTACCCCGACCGCAGCACCTACGCCCCGGCGCCCAACCGCTTCGAGGCCGGCACGCCCGCCATTGCCGAGGTGGTGGGCTTCGGCGCGGCGATGGCGTACCTCACCGACCTGGGCATGGACCGCGTGGAGGCGCACGAGCAGACACTGCTGCACGCCGCGCTGGACCGCCTGAACCAGATCGAGGGCCTGGACCTGTACGGCCCGCCCACCGCGCGGGGCGGCGTGATCAGCTTCAACGTGCGCGGAGCCCATGCCCACGACGTCGCCGGCTTCCTCGACGAGGCCAACATCTGCGTGCGCGCCGGGCATCACTGCGCCCAGCCGCTCATCCGGGCCCTGGGCTGCGCCAGCACCGCCCGCGCCAGCTTCTACATCTACAACACCCTGGACGACGTGGACGCCCTGGCAGGGGCTATGGCAGAAACGGCAGAATTCTTCCGGTGA
- a CDS encoding Rrf2 family transcriptional regulator, whose protein sequence is MFSQTAEYALRAAVTLAARPDEALTAAELSRQTQIPTDYLFKVMGQLARGGVVTAVRGKRGGYRLSHPPQQTSILDIVNAVDPIPRILHCPLGRPAHEHALCPLHAHLDATYAQIERTLGERKLHELIDPTMGPDPLGALNLPTLSPSTDPEAPTP, encoded by the coding sequence ATGTTCTCCCAAACTGCCGAGTACGCCCTGCGCGCCGCCGTCACCCTCGCCGCGCGGCCTGACGAGGCGCTGACCGCCGCTGAGCTGTCCCGGCAGACCCAGATTCCCACCGATTACCTGTTCAAGGTGATGGGGCAACTCGCGCGGGGCGGCGTCGTGACCGCCGTGCGCGGCAAACGCGGCGGCTACCGCCTCAGCCACCCCCCCCAGCAGACCAGCATCCTCGACATCGTGAACGCGGTGGATCCCATCCCGCGCATCCTCCACTGCCCGCTGGGCCGGCCCGCGCACGAGCACGCCCTGTGTCCCCTGCACGCCCACCTTGACGCCACCTACGCGCAGATCGAACGCACCCTCGGCGAACGCAAGTTGCACGAACTGATCGACCCGACCATGGGCCCCGATCCCCTCGGCGCCCTGAACCTCCCCACCCTGAGCCCCTCCACCGACCCCGAGGCCCCCACCCCATGA
- a CDS encoding group III truncated hemoglobin encodes MTAPIPLLGHDQTLFDRVGEDRLRRLLWTFYGRVMTDDLLSPVFQARVGPYPGGGWPVHIARLEGFWRAVMHGPSAYRGQPGPAHMKLGLGPEHFDRWLAFWQGTLPDILEPAEAEEMYALASRMRPNLERFALAPTE; translated from the coding sequence ATGACTGCCCCCATTCCCCTGCTCGGCCACGACCAGACGCTTTTCGACCGCGTCGGGGAGGACCGTCTGCGCCGGCTGCTCTGGACCTTCTACGGCCGCGTCATGACCGACGACCTTCTCAGTCCGGTGTTTCAGGCCCGCGTCGGGCCGTACCCGGGCGGCGGCTGGCCCGTCCACATTGCCCGGCTGGAAGGCTTCTGGCGTGCGGTCATGCACGGACCCAGTGCCTACCGCGGCCAGCCCGGCCCCGCCCACATGAAGCTCGGCCTCGGCCCGGAGCACTTCGACCGGTGGCTCGCCTTCTGGCAGGGCACCCTGCCGGACATCCTGGAACCCGCCGAGGCCGAGGAGATGTACGCCCTGGCCAGCCGGATGAGGCCCAACCTCGAGCGGTTCGCCCTCGCTCCCACCGAGTAG